One Anatilimnocola floriformis genomic window, GACGAGCCGTATTCGATCATCGATCTTGATCTGTCGCGCTACGATGCGCTCGCCACGCGTTTCGCGCAAGAGCATCAAGCTGGGCTGACGTTCTTGAAATCGGGTATCGAAACGCGCAATAAGGAATTCAATCAGCTCATCGAACGAATCGAACGCGTGGCCATCGCCACTACCGCGCCGCTGTTACTCACTGGCCCGACTGGCGCAGGCAAATCGCATCTCGCGCGGAAGATCTACGAACTCAAGCGCCAGCGCGAGCAAGTTCGCGGCGAATTTGTCGAGTGCAACTGCGCCACGCTCCGCGGCGATCAAGCCATGTCGGCCCTCTTCGGTCATGTGAAGGGCGCGTTCACCGGCGCGACAAATGCCCGCGGCGGTTTGCTGAAAGGAGCCGACGGCGGTGTGCTATTCTTGGATGAAATTGGCGAACTCGGTAGCGACGAGCAAGCGATGCTGCTGCGCGCCATTGAAGAAAAACGCTTCCTGCCGGTCGGCGCAGATAAAGAAACGTCGAGCGATTTTCAACTGCTCGCCGGCACCAACCGCGATCTGGCCGCTGCCGTCGCTGCGGGGCACTTTCGCGACGATTTGCTCGCGCGGATCAACCTCTGGACGTTTCGTCTCCCCGGCCTCGCGCAGCGCCGCGAAGACATCGAGCCGAATCTCGATTATGAACTGGAACGTTATGCTACTCGCACCGGCCAGAAGGTGACCATCAACAAAGAAGCCCGTCAACAATTTGTACGCTTCGCCGAATCCCCCGAGGCCATTTGGTCGGCTAACTTTCGCGACCTGAACGCTGCCGTCACGCGCATGGCAACGCTCGCCGCCAGCGGTCGCATCACCGTCGATGATGTCGCCGAAGAAACGACGCGGCTAAGATCCTCCTGGACTCAAAGCGCACCAACCGACGGCAGCGAAATCCTGTCGGCCATTCTCAGCGACGAACAGCTAGCGAACATCGATCTCTTCGACCGTGCGCAGCTAGCCACTGTCATCCGTATCTGCCGCGCGAGTGAGTCGCTATCGATCGCTGGCCGGCAGCTGTTTGCTGTCAGTCGTCTGGCGAAAGCACAGCCGAACGACGCCGATCGGCTGCGCAAATATCTCGCGCGGTTTGGGCTGACTTTCGAACAAATTCGCGAGTAACGAAAACTATTCCACAGCGATTTTTACATCGCAATTTGTCTTCAGCCAATCTTTCCACTTCACGACAAACTCGAGTTGCTTGTCAGGTTCGATCTTGCCGCCGATCATGGTGCCGGTCGAAGACACACCGAGCCCAAAAGAAGAAAAACCTCCGTCGCTTCCAGATGCCGTCATCCAAGGACCCTCGGAATACGAGTACGAGGCGACAATTCCGTTTTCCTTTCTTGGATCGTTCTCGCCGGTCAGCGAAAAAAGCAGCGAGAGCAGCCAAGCACGCTTTCCCGGTGACAGATCTTTCTTTTGCACCTCATCGATGAGCAGCGGCACTGCCGGCCTGCCAAAGCCGAGCAGCTTGCCAGCCGCTGAATTCGGTGAAATCAAGTCATGGGCCCAA contains:
- the rtcR gene encoding RNA repair transcriptional activator RtcR, with the translated sequence MNQPRHHVVIGIVGSKLDAGLGEKRWNHWRPSVALCQYDDLLVERFELLHHAHDRKLAEVLKADIESVSPETTVRLHELPIRDPWDFEEVFGVLYQFARNTKFKTDDEDYLIHITTGSHVQQICLFLLAESRHLPGKLLQTSPPNPHRKDDEPYSIIDLDLSRYDALATRFAQEHQAGLTFLKSGIETRNKEFNQLIERIERVAIATTAPLLLTGPTGAGKSHLARKIYELKRQREQVRGEFVECNCATLRGDQAMSALFGHVKGAFTGATNARGGLLKGADGGVLFLDEIGELGSDEQAMLLRAIEEKRFLPVGADKETSSDFQLLAGTNRDLAAAVAAGHFRDDLLARINLWTFRLPGLAQRREDIEPNLDYELERYATRTGQKVTINKEARQQFVRFAESPEAIWSANFRDLNAAVTRMATLAASGRITVDDVAEETTRLRSSWTQSAPTDGSEILSAILSDEQLANIDLFDRAQLATVIRICRASESLSIAGRQLFAVSRLAKAQPNDADRLRKYLARFGLTFEQIRE